The sequence below is a genomic window from Denitratisoma sp. DHT3.
AAGGCATCTACGACAAGGAATTCGTCGAGAAGTGGTGCCTGGGTTTCGATGAGCTGAAGGAAGCGGTCAAGGATTACACCCCGCCGCGGGTCGCTGAATTGACCTGGATTCCCGCCGAGCAGATCGTCGAAGTGGCGCGCTATTACGCCAACAACAAGCCGGGCAACATCTCCTTCGGCCTGGGTACCGTGGAACTGGGCAACGCCACCAATGCCACCGTCTTCGGCAAGGCCTACCTGCGCGCCATCACCGGCAACCTGGACCTGATCGGTGGACAGTTGCTGGACGACATGCCGGAATTCATTCAGTACCGGCAGGAGTTGAAGTGGGACACCCTGCTCAACCACCCCCTGCGCACCCGTGACAATGTCGGCGCCAACCGCTGGCCAGTGGCCGGCGTGCGCGGCATGAAGACTTTCCGCGAGGCCATGTCCAAGCTGAATCCCCTGGGCCCGGGTCCGGCCTTCTACATGATGTGCACCGCGCCTTCCGCCGTTTGGTCCGCCATCATCGACCAGGACCCTTACCCCATCAAGGCCGTCATCACCCAGGGCACCAACTCCATGGTGGCCCTGGCCAATTCGCGCCGGGTCTATCAGGCCCTGACCAGCCCCAACCTGGAACTGCACGTGGTGATGGACCACTGGATGACGCCCCAGGCCCAACTGGCGGACTACGTATTGCCCGCCACCGACGGTCTGGAACGGGCCAACCTGGGCGGCATGTGGGGCTTCGGCAACGTCACTTCGGCCGCCATGCCCACGGTGAAACCGCAATTCGAGCGTCGTGACGATTACCAGCTGTGGCGGGAACTAGGCAACCGGCTGGGCCAGCAGGGCCAATGGCCCGATACCCTGGAGGGTTGGTTCGACAAGCTGTTGGAACCGTCGAAGATCACCTTTGCGGAACTGGCCAGCCGCGACATGCCCTGGCTGTTCCCCGAGCCGCCCCAGGAAAAGCGCTACGAGAAGACCGGCTTCGCCACCTTCTCCGGCAAGGTGGAGCTCTCCTCCAGCCTGATGCAGAAGCTGGGCTACCCGGGCATCCTCCCCTGCGAGGAACCGGGCTGGAGCCCTGTCCGCACGCCGGAGTTGTTCAAGGAGTTTCCCCTGGTGATGACGGCGGGTGCCTCATCGCCCTTCTACTACCGTTCCCAACACAAACAACTGGACAAGATGCGCCGCCAGCATCCCAAGGCTTTCGCCTCGATCCATCCGGAAACGGCCGCCAGCCTGGGTATCCAGGACGGGGATGCAGTATGGGTGGAGACGCCCATGGGCCGGGTGCGGCAATGGGCCAAGCTCAACGACACCCTGCACCCCGGCGTGGTCCATGCGGATGGCCTGTGGTGGTATCCGGAGCAGGAGGCCTACGAACCCAACCTGTCCGGAGTCTGGGAATCGAACATCAATTCCATCATCCCCGACGACAAGGACTTTGCCAGCTTCGCCGGCGACAACCATTTGCGGGCACATATCTGCCGCATCGTCCGAGCCTAGGTTAGGGTTTCATCGAGATCTATGAGGAGACGGCAAACATGCGATGGGGCATGACCATAGACCTGCAGCGCTGCACCGGCTGTTACGGCTGCGTGATGGCCTGCAAGCAGGAACACAGCACGCCCTCGGGGATTCATTTCCGACGCATGATGTTCGAGGAAGTCGGCGAGTATCCGAAGGCAAAGCGCATCCATGCCCCGGTGCAGTGCAACCACTGCGCCGAGCCGCCCTGCGTGCCGGTTTGCCCCACCAAGGCCACCTACAAGCGGGCCGATGGTCTGGTGCTGGTGGATGCGGATATCTGCATCGGCTGCGGCTACTGCATGACCTCCTGCCCTTACGAGCATCGCCATTTTGTCGGCGACAAGCTGGAGCACTTCGACGAAGGCCTCACCCCCCACGAACTCAAGGGCGGCGAGGCGGGTCACGACTGGGACTCCAAGCGTGACACGGTGGTCAAGTGCACCTTCTGCCAGCATCGCCTGGACAAGGCCAAGGAAACCGGCCTGACCCCGGGTGTGGACCGGGAAGTGACACCCGCCTGCGTCAATACCTGTCCCTCCAACGCCATGGAGTTCGGCGACCTGGACGACCCCAACAGCCCGATCAGCCGGTTGATCGAGGCGCGTCAGGGCTTCCCCCTGTTGCCGGAAGCGGGTACCAAGCCCTCCATTTTTTATCTTCCCGGGGATACCACCCCCGGGAGCGACTGAGCTTGTTCTGACTTCCTGACGCACCGTATCGGAACTTAAAAATGTCCCCTACAACACCGCAACCGGAACTCCTCAAGGGTACGGCGACCCAGTGGTCCAGCACTGCCCATTTGCAAACCAAATGGGATTGGCGCGCCGTCGGCAACTTCATCGGCGGAGGCACCGGCGCTGGCCTCCTGCTGTCGGCCACCTGGCTGGCCCCCTCGATCCAGGCTTACCGAGTCCAGGCGGCCCTGGGACTAGTGATCGTCGCCCTGGGGCTGCTGTGCATCATGGCCAAGATGGGCCGGCCGACCCGGGCCTTCAACATCTTCCGCCACGTACAGACCTCCTGGATGACCCGGGAGGGCTTTGCCATGCCCACCCTTTTCGGTTGCGGCGCCCTGTCCCTGTTCCAGTCCGAGGTGGGGGCCATGGCCGTGGTGGCCACCCTGTCCGCCCTGTTCTTCCTCTATTGCCAGGCCCGCATCCTGGGTGAGTCCAAGGGCATTCCCGCCTGGTCCGATCCCCGGATCGTGCCCCTGATTCTGACCACCGGTCTGGCGGAAGGGACTGGCCTGGCGACCTTCTGTACTGCCTTCTTTCTGGAGGGTGTTCCGTCAGTATTAGCCTGGCTGCTGTTCATAACTCTGGTAATGCGTTACATCGCTTGGCGCAGCTATCGACAAGGCTTGCGGGGGCCGGGAATCCCTCGTGAAACTCTTGCTGTTCTGGATAGATTTAGTGGTGATTTCGAAGTATCGGGCCATTGGATACCGGCTGCGTTGTTGGTTGCGACCTTAGGCTTTGGTGGCCCACCGAATGGACTGCCGGCTGCGGCTGGTCTGCTTGTCATGGCTGTCGGGTGGTCGTTGAAATACACCATTGTTACTCAGGCAGCATTCTTTTATCGGAAGAGCTTTTCCCTCTCAGCTCAAATGACCCGGGATCGCTCCGGTCTATGATGAAATCGGGGGAAAGGAAATGACCACCGTTAGTGTCACGCTCCACGGCTTCCCCGATCTGGGACTGGACGGCGGCCAACCGACCCTCGACCTGGAACTGGCGCTCGAAATCCTGACCGGCAGGGAAGTTTTCAAGGCCCTGCTGGAACGCTTCGGCGCCCCCCTGGAACCGGCCCTGGGCCCGGCCCGGGAGGCGCACTGCCGCTTGAAGAATGTGCACCTGTTCGTCAATGACAAGACCATCAACGACGCGGATGAGGTCCTTGACGTCCATGTGGATGCCACAGGCCGGATCAGGGTGCTGCTGATCCTGGTGAAGGCCATCGCCAGCGGCTAACCCAAACCAATCGAGGTTTTATTCATGTCCCACGTCGACGCCACCACTTCCACACCTGCTGACCAATGGGTACCCTCCCACTGCAGCATGTGCTACCACGGTTGTCCGATTCTGGCCCACGTCAAGGATGGCGTGCTGGTCAAGATCGAGGGCAACCCGACCACGCCGGCCACCCGCGGCCGCCTCTGCCCCAAGGGCAATGCCGGGGCCATGCGGCTCTACGATCCCAAGCGGCTGAAGGTGCCGCTGCGCCGGACCAATCCGGAGAAGGGGCTGGATGTGGATCCCGGCTGGGAGGAGATCACCTGGGACGCGGCGGTGGACATCCTGGAGCAGAAGCTGCGGGCGATCCGCGAGAAGGATCCCAACCTCCTAGCCATGGGTGGCTTCAACCCCCACTCTTGGCACTGGAACAACGCTTTTGGCATGTCGTTTGGCACGGTGAATTCATCCAAGATCCTGTTCAGCGCCATGGGCCACATGTGCGGCAATGGCGCCCACACGGCGGGGGAGATGAT
It includes:
- a CDS encoding dimethyl sulfoxide reductase anchor subunit; the encoded protein is MSPTTPQPELLKGTATQWSSTAHLQTKWDWRAVGNFIGGGTGAGLLLSATWLAPSIQAYRVQAALGLVIVALGLLCIMAKMGRPTRAFNIFRHVQTSWMTREGFAMPTLFGCGALSLFQSEVGAMAVVATLSALFFLYCQARILGESKGIPAWSDPRIVPLILTTGLAEGTGLATFCTAFFLEGVPSVLAWLLFITLVMRYIAWRSYRQGLRGPGIPRETLAVLDRFSGDFEVSGHWIPAALLVATLGFGGPPNGLPAAAGLLVMAVGWSLKYTIVTQAAFFYRKSFSLSAQMTRDRSGL
- a CDS encoding molybdopterin-dependent oxidoreductase, producing the protein MLFETPEVLEKNTKHQEGSQKGTCPICGMGCFVEAKVENGIPIRIKADHSSPHPADCPRAGQAKTYHNHPDRLNHPLKRVGKRGEGKWQQISWEQALDEIAAQLGQIRDNHGPEAVQTLGGSFKGPGDAACWRWGNLFGTPNMMHQGKNCGSAEFLAEWSVYGTIGVLGYNPVAGVTKTAIFWGGNPPVPGGIAAEKAIKAARKAGTKIIVIDPRRSEAAELADIWLRIRPGADGALAYGFLNVIINEGIYDKEFVEKWCLGFDELKEAVKDYTPPRVAELTWIPAEQIVEVARYYANNKPGNISFGLGTVELGNATNATVFGKAYLRAITGNLDLIGGQLLDDMPEFIQYRQELKWDTLLNHPLRTRDNVGANRWPVAGVRGMKTFREAMSKLNPLGPGPAFYMMCTAPSAVWSAIIDQDPYPIKAVITQGTNSMVALANSRRVYQALTSPNLELHVVMDHWMTPQAQLADYVLPATDGLERANLGGMWGFGNVTSAAMPTVKPQFERRDDYQLWRELGNRLGQQGQWPDTLEGWFDKLLEPSKITFAELASRDMPWLFPEPPQEKRYEKTGFATFSGKVELSSSLMQKLGYPGILPCEEPGWSPVRTPELFKEFPLVMTAGASSPFYYRSQHKQLDKMRRQHPKAFASIHPETAASLGIQDGDAVWVETPMGRVRQWAKLNDTLHPGVVHADGLWWYPEQEAYEPNLSGVWESNINSIIPDDKDFASFAGDNHLRAHICRIVRA
- a CDS encoding 4Fe-4S dicluster domain-containing protein; this translates as MTIDLQRCTGCYGCVMACKQEHSTPSGIHFRRMMFEEVGEYPKAKRIHAPVQCNHCAEPPCVPVCPTKATYKRADGLVLVDADICIGCGYCMTSCPYEHRHFVGDKLEHFDEGLTPHELKGGEAGHDWDSKRDTVVKCTFCQHRLDKAKETGLTPGVDREVTPACVNTCPSNAMEFGDLDDPNSPISRLIEARQGFPLLPEAGTKPSIFYLPGDTTPGSD